In Cedecea neteri, a single genomic region encodes these proteins:
- the xylF gene encoding D-xylose ABC transporter substrate-binding protein: MKIKNLLVTLCASLILTSVSGIAKEVKIGMAIDDLRLERWQKDRDIFVKKAESLGAKVFVQSANGNEETQMSQIENMINRGVDVLVIIPYNGQVLSNVVAEAKREGIKVLAYDRMINNADIDFYISFDNEKVGELQAKSIVSKVPQGNYFLMGGSPVDNNAKLFRAGQMKVLKPYIDDGKIKVVGDQWVDGWLPENALKIMENALTANNNKIDAVVASNDATAGGAIQALSAQGLAGKVAISGQDADLAGIKRIIAGTQTMTVYKPITKLADTAAEIAVELGEGKQPAADATLNNGLKDVPSRLLTPIEVEKTNIDSTVIADGFHKKSDL; the protein is encoded by the coding sequence ATGAAGATAAAGAACCTCTTAGTCACGCTATGCGCCTCACTTATCCTGACCAGCGTAAGCGGCATCGCAAAAGAAGTGAAAATCGGTATGGCGATTGACGACCTTCGCCTGGAGCGCTGGCAAAAAGATCGCGATATTTTTGTAAAAAAAGCGGAATCATTGGGGGCGAAAGTTTTTGTCCAGTCCGCCAATGGCAACGAAGAAACCCAGATGTCGCAAATTGAAAATATGATTAACCGCGGCGTTGATGTATTAGTGATTATCCCCTACAACGGCCAGGTATTAAGTAACGTGGTTGCAGAGGCTAAACGTGAAGGCATTAAAGTGCTCGCTTACGACCGCATGATTAATAATGCTGACATTGATTTTTATATTTCTTTCGACAATGAAAAAGTCGGTGAATTACAAGCAAAAAGCATCGTGAGTAAAGTGCCACAAGGGAATTATTTCTTAATGGGTGGCTCACCGGTGGATAATAATGCGAAATTATTCCGCGCCGGCCAGATGAAAGTATTAAAGCCTTATATCGATGATGGGAAAATTAAAGTCGTCGGGGATCAGTGGGTTGACGGCTGGCTGCCGGAAAACGCGCTGAAAATAATGGAAAACGCCCTGACGGCAAACAATAACAAGATTGATGCCGTTGTCGCATCCAACGACGCCACTGCGGGCGGCGCAATCCAGGCGCTTAGCGCGCAAGGGCTGGCGGGGAAAGTGGCTATTTCAGGCCAGGATGCCGATCTCGCGGGCATTAAGCGCATTATTGCCGGCACTCAAACAATGACCGTCTATAAACCTATTACCAAACTGGCAGATACCGCCGCTGAAATTGCCGTCGAGCTGGGTGAAGGCAAACAACCCGCCGCAGATGCCACATTAAATAATGGCTTGAAAGATGTTCCCTCCCGCCTCCTGACGCCTATTGAGGTGGAAAAAACCAATATCGACAGCACCGTTATTGCCGATGGTTTCCACAAAAAGAGCGATCTGTAG